In Prescottella soli, a genomic segment contains:
- a CDS encoding TetR/AcrR family transcriptional regulator, with protein sequence MTAARALFAERGLQRTTIDEIAGAADVSVGAVYFHFQSKEGLYLALVDQALEVNTEAMTSVDRSLPPLDRVLAAGHAYMRFALEYPEHFRMVALRVLDPVADPALAEIEDRVAARVEALVGTVEQDLIEAMSDGSVEEVPPREVMRFLWGAWNGVTALGFRPDRLRLTPDEVQHTLEVGQGILESALRRR encoded by the coding sequence ATGACCGCTGCACGTGCCCTGTTCGCCGAGCGGGGCCTGCAGCGCACGACGATCGACGAGATCGCCGGGGCCGCGGACGTCTCGGTGGGTGCGGTGTACTTCCACTTCCAGTCGAAGGAGGGGCTGTACCTCGCGCTCGTCGACCAGGCTCTCGAGGTCAACACCGAGGCGATGACCTCGGTGGATCGGTCCCTCCCTCCTCTCGACCGCGTCCTCGCCGCCGGGCATGCGTACATGCGGTTCGCGCTCGAGTACCCCGAGCATTTCCGGATGGTCGCCTTGCGGGTCCTCGATCCGGTCGCCGACCCGGCGCTGGCAGAAATCGAGGATCGGGTCGCGGCCCGCGTCGAGGCACTCGTCGGGACCGTCGAACAGGATCTGATCGAGGCGATGTCCGACGGCAGCGTCGAGGAGGTGCCCCCGCGCGAGGTCATGCGGTTCCTCTGGGGGGCCTGGAACGGGGTGACCGCGTTGGGCTTCCGGCCGGATCGCCTGCGGCTGACGCCCGACGAGGTGCAGCACACCCTCGAGGTCGGCCAAGGCATCCTCGAAAGCGCGCTACGGCGGCGCTGA